One genomic segment of Nocardia spumae includes these proteins:
- a CDS encoding SRPBCC family protein, whose translation MGQVSASSSTVVAGEPQRVLDAIADYEGVRPRILSAHYRDYKVLEGGKGAGTVAEWTLQATEKRSRNVHAVVTVSDSMVTERDSNSTLVTTWTVSPSGEGSVVTVRTTWKGAGGVPGFFEGIFAPLGLKKIQAEVLENLQRELA comes from the coding sequence GTGGGACAGGTCAGTGCATCCAGCTCGACCGTCGTGGCTGGTGAACCGCAGCGCGTGCTGGACGCCATTGCGGACTACGAGGGCGTGCGGCCGCGCATTCTGTCCGCGCATTATCGTGACTACAAGGTTCTCGAGGGTGGGAAGGGGGCGGGAACGGTGGCGGAGTGGACGCTGCAGGCCACCGAGAAGCGCTCCCGCAACGTTCACGCCGTCGTCACGGTCTCCGATTCCATGGTGACCGAACGTGATTCGAACTCCACCCTGGTCACCACCTGGACGGTGTCGCCCTCCGGTGAGGGCTCGGTGGTGACTGTTCGCACGACGTGGAAGGGCGCCGGTGGTGTTCCCGGCTTCTTCGAGGGGATCTTCGCCCCGCTCGGCCTGAAGAAGATCCAGGCCGAGGTGCTCGAGAACCTCCAGCGCGAACTGGCCTGA
- a CDS encoding VOC family protein, translating to MTLALSNITFDCADAATLANFYGRLLDRPVNPDANRYFATVGSAEQGPTLMFTAVPDKTPGKNAVHLDLSAPDWRAQIERAVALGAEHIGDFDEYGVRWATLADPEGNLFDIGRA from the coding sequence ATGACACTCGCGCTGAGCAACATCACCTTCGACTGCGCCGACGCGGCGACGCTGGCGAATTTCTACGGGCGACTACTGGATCGACCGGTGAATCCGGACGCGAACCGGTACTTCGCGACCGTCGGCAGCGCCGAGCAGGGTCCGACCCTGATGTTCACCGCGGTCCCGGACAAGACCCCGGGCAAGAACGCCGTCCACCTCGATCTGAGCGCGCCGGATTGGCGCGCTCAGATCGAGCGAGCGGTAGCGCTGGGCGCCGAGCACATCGGCGACTTCGACGAGTACGGAGTCCGCTGGGCGACCCTGGCCGACCCGGAGGGCAACCTCTTCGATATAGGCCGTGCCTGA
- a CDS encoding serine/threonine-protein kinase — translation MNPQTGKVRSADNPAADSKPVPEGAESEEAQQEEEAGANTARYQPIRIADELEAMGLFDAEEIGRGGFGVVYRCAQRALERTVAVKVLSSEIDEESRERFLREEHAMGRLSGHPNIVDVLQVDVTPSGLPFIVMPYATHGSLEQLIRDHGPLSWSESLRVGVKLAGAIESAHRVHVLHRDVKPANVLLNRYGEPQLTDFGIARIPGGFQTSTSMITGSPAFTAPEVLKGEEPTVRSDVYGLGATLFALITGHAAFERRSGERVVAQFLRITTQPVPDLREQDIPADVAAVIESAMAPEPADRPASALEFGDALRAVQIAHGEAPDDMALLDGDGASEEHAVVTPSTAYPMTSRRSRSILAPSALRAPGAPTGTGAPPTLPPTAATKFRPSTPTREPVSRPRLLDTLRAGGRRKLAVIHGPAGFGKSTIAAQWRAELTGRGIAVAWIGIDHDDDNEVWFLAHLIQAIRRVAPNIGAGLEEMLEERPAESVSYATTTLIDEIHSAGDTIVVVVEDWDRVSDDGARRVMDALLDNGCHHLRFVVTTREQAGLPLSRMRVRDELVEIGSHELRLTPAETRQILLDRNDFQLTEDQVAQIHSATDGWPAAIQLVSLSLRGSADGAPVDPARLIAHLSDGNHAIREYLSENVLDGIEPRMLEFLMSISVAEKLNGPLAAALSGEPDAEQLLEQAQQRELFVTRVDHDPDWFRIQPLFAEQLRARLERVHPGKLKSLHRKASRWYAEHQQLRKSVDHALAATDLKMAVDLVENGGMDLIDTSRLATLLGTVSKLPVQQVTSRSKLLMALARANINLQQSGAARTALGRLSNMLARSSPSDTDATRQRCEAAVLSAADLVARDRTDGVLEKVLPCLEHPDELPAWTVSTAANLVSFVRLCDFDFDGAVTIQDWAAPYHSRSKDPLGVVLGLLNTGAVAYEQLDLDTATRCFEKAWQIGRERSGPRSHAVSVSAALLGELTYRRGDLASADSLLEQSHLLPARIGAVDFTITTFVVGARVKAALGDRDTARNRLDEGARMAVERRLPRMAAHIRAERLRLGLEDPPMISGPSPVLRYGAGIAALTAEAEEVAAVRGLLARHYRSMDGAGAAADGIESAVKRARALYGRMVEQNRPRAELDAALLLVECLSVAGWNGEAITTLLPALDRCARLGWTRPLLDAGPELSLLLHSLRDDVLLAGEGTGSFDIPRPFLTSLLR, via the coding sequence ATGAACCCACAGACGGGCAAGGTCCGCAGCGCCGACAATCCCGCGGCGGACTCGAAGCCGGTACCCGAGGGGGCCGAGTCGGAGGAGGCGCAGCAGGAGGAGGAGGCGGGGGCCAATACCGCGCGCTACCAACCGATTCGTATCGCCGACGAACTCGAGGCGATGGGGTTGTTCGACGCCGAGGAGATCGGCCGGGGTGGCTTCGGCGTGGTGTACCGCTGTGCCCAGCGCGCCCTGGAACGCACCGTCGCCGTCAAGGTGCTGTCCTCGGAGATCGATGAGGAGAGCCGCGAGCGGTTCCTGCGCGAGGAACATGCGATGGGCCGGCTGTCCGGTCACCCCAATATCGTCGATGTGCTGCAGGTCGACGTCACGCCGAGCGGTCTGCCGTTCATCGTCATGCCGTATGCCACCCACGGTTCGCTGGAACAGCTGATCCGCGATCACGGCCCGCTGAGCTGGTCGGAATCGCTGCGTGTCGGCGTGAAACTGGCCGGGGCGATCGAGAGCGCGCATCGCGTCCACGTGCTGCACCGTGACGTGAAACCGGCGAATGTGCTGCTCAACCGCTACGGCGAACCGCAACTGACCGACTTCGGAATCGCCCGGATCCCCGGTGGATTCCAGACCTCCACCAGCATGATCACCGGCTCACCGGCGTTCACCGCACCCGAGGTGCTCAAGGGTGAGGAACCGACCGTGCGCTCGGATGTGTACGGCCTGGGCGCGACACTGTTCGCGCTGATCACCGGGCATGCCGCCTTCGAACGCCGATCCGGCGAACGGGTCGTCGCGCAATTCCTGCGCATCACCACCCAGCCGGTGCCCGATCTGCGCGAACAGGACATACCCGCCGATGTCGCGGCGGTGATCGAGAGCGCCATGGCCCCCGAGCCCGCGGATCGTCCGGCGTCGGCCCTGGAATTCGGTGACGCGTTGCGGGCGGTGCAGATCGCGCACGGCGAGGCCCCCGACGATATGGCGCTGCTGGACGGGGACGGCGCCTCCGAGGAACATGCGGTGGTCACCCCGTCCACCGCCTATCCGATGACGTCGCGGCGCAGTCGCTCGATTCTCGCTCCCTCCGCGCTGCGCGCCCCGGGGGCACCCACCGGGACCGGGGCGCCCCCGACGTTACCGCCTACTGCCGCAACGAAATTCCGCCCGTCGACCCCGACCCGCGAACCCGTCTCACGACCGCGACTGCTGGATACGTTGCGGGCGGGCGGGCGGCGCAAGCTCGCGGTGATCCACGGCCCGGCGGGGTTCGGCAAGAGTACGATCGCCGCGCAGTGGCGTGCCGAGCTCACCGGCCGGGGTATCGCGGTGGCGTGGATCGGCATCGATCACGACGACGACAACGAGGTCTGGTTCCTGGCCCACCTGATCCAGGCCATCCGGCGGGTCGCCCCGAATATCGGCGCCGGGCTCGAGGAGATGCTCGAGGAGCGCCCGGCCGAGTCGGTGTCGTACGCGACCACCACTCTGATCGACGAGATCCACAGCGCCGGCGACACCATCGTGGTGGTGGTCGAGGATTGGGACCGGGTCAGCGACGACGGCGCCCGCCGGGTCATGGATGCCCTGCTGGACAACGGATGTCACCATCTGCGGTTCGTCGTCACCACCCGGGAACAGGCCGGGCTTCCGCTGAGCCGGATGCGGGTGCGTGACGAACTGGTCGAGATCGGAAGTCACGAACTCCGGCTGACCCCGGCGGAGACGCGTCAGATCCTGCTGGACCGCAACGACTTTCAGCTCACCGAGGATCAGGTGGCGCAGATCCACTCCGCCACCGACGGCTGGCCCGCGGCGATTCAGCTGGTGAGTCTGTCGCTGCGTGGCAGCGCCGACGGCGCTCCGGTGGATCCGGCCCGGCTCATCGCGCATCTGTCCGACGGTAACCACGCCATCCGGGAGTACCTGTCCGAGAACGTTCTCGACGGTATCGAACCGCGCATGCTCGAATTCCTGATGTCGATCTCGGTGGCCGAGAAACTCAACGGCCCGCTGGCCGCGGCGCTCAGCGGCGAACCCGACGCCGAACAGCTGCTGGAACAGGCCCAGCAGCGTGAGCTCTTCGTCACCCGCGTCGACCACGATCCCGACTGGTTCCGCATCCAGCCGCTGTTCGCCGAACAACTGCGTGCGCGCCTGGAGCGGGTGCATCCGGGGAAGCTGAAGTCCCTGCACCGCAAGGCATCGCGCTGGTACGCCGAGCATCAGCAGCTGCGGAAATCGGTCGACCACGCGCTGGCGGCCACCGATTTGAAGATGGCGGTCGACCTGGTCGAGAACGGGGGGATGGATCTCATCGACACCTCCCGGCTCGCGACCCTGCTCGGCACTGTATCGAAACTGCCTGTGCAACAGGTGACATCGCGATCGAAGCTGCTGATGGCGCTGGCCCGAGCCAATATCAATCTGCAGCAGTCGGGTGCGGCTCGAACCGCCCTGGGCCGCTTGTCGAATATGCTCGCCCGCAGCTCCCCCTCGGATACCGATGCCACCCGGCAGCGCTGTGAGGCCGCGGTGCTCTCGGCCGCCGATCTGGTCGCGCGCGATCGGACCGACGGCGTGCTGGAGAAGGTCCTGCCGTGTCTGGAGCACCCCGACGAACTCCCGGCCTGGACGGTGTCCACCGCGGCGAATCTGGTGTCCTTCGTGCGGCTGTGCGATTTCGATTTCGACGGCGCGGTGACCATTCAGGATTGGGCCGCGCCCTATCACAGCCGGTCCAAGGATCCGCTGGGCGTGGTCCTCGGCCTGCTCAATACCGGTGCGGTGGCCTATGAACAGCTCGATCTGGATACCGCGACCCGCTGCTTCGAGAAGGCCTGGCAGATCGGCCGGGAGCGGTCCGGGCCGCGGTCGCACGCGGTGTCGGTCTCGGCGGCGCTGCTGGGGGAACTGACCTATCGGCGCGGTGATCTGGCATCGGCGGACAGCCTGCTCGAGCAGAGCCACCTGCTCCCGGCGCGGATCGGCGCGGTGGATTTCACGATCACCACCTTCGTGGTGGGCGCGCGGGTCAAGGCGGCGCTGGGCGATCGCGACACCGCCCGGAACCGGCTGGACGAAGGCGCCCGGATGGCGGTGGAACGCAGACTGCCCCGGATGGCCGCCCACATCCGGGCCGAACGCCTGCGGCTCGGCCTCGAGGATCCGCCGATGATCTCGGGTCCGTCGCCGGTGCTGCGGTACGGGGCCGGAATCGCGGCGTTGACCGCCGAGGCCGAGGAGGTGGCGGCGGTGCGAGGGCTGCTGGCGCGCCACTACCGGAGTATGGACGGCGCCGGCGCGGCGGCCGACGGCATCGAGTCGGCGGTCAAACGCGCCCGCGCGCTCTACGGCCGGATGGTCGAACAGAACCGTCCCCGCGCGGAATTGGACGCCGCGCTGCTGCTGGTCGAATGTCTGTCGGTCGCCGGGTGGAACGGGGAGGCGATCACCACCCTGTTGCCGGCCCTGGACCGATGTGCCCGATTGGGTTGGACCAGGCCGCTTCTCGATGCCGGGCCGGAGTTGAGCCTGCTGCTGCACTCACTACGCGACGATGTGCTGCTCGCCGGTGAGGGGACCGGGTCGTTCGATATTCCCCGGCCCTTTCTCACCTCCCTGTTGCGTTAG
- the recR gene encoding recombination mediator RecR: protein MYEGPVQDLIDELGKLPGVGPKSAQRIAFHLLSVEPPEIDRLQSALQKVRDGVRFCVVCGTVSDGELCRICADPRRDRTMICVVEEPKDVQAIERTREFRGRYHVLGGALDPLSGVGPDQLRIRELLGRIGNQEDGVDVTEVIIATDPNTEGEATATYLVRMLRDFPGLSVTRLASGLPMGGDLEFADELTLGRALSGRRTL, encoded by the coding sequence GTGTACGAGGGTCCGGTTCAGGATCTGATCGACGAGCTGGGCAAACTTCCCGGCGTCGGTCCGAAGAGCGCGCAGCGCATCGCCTTTCATCTGCTGTCGGTGGAGCCGCCGGAGATCGATCGGCTGCAATCCGCCCTGCAGAAGGTGCGTGACGGGGTGCGGTTCTGCGTCGTCTGCGGCACGGTCTCCGATGGTGAACTGTGCCGCATCTGCGCCGATCCGCGCCGCGACCGCACCATGATCTGCGTCGTCGAGGAGCCCAAGGACGTGCAGGCGATCGAGCGCACCCGCGAGTTCCGCGGCCGCTACCACGTCCTCGGTGGTGCGCTGGATCCGCTGTCCGGGGTCGGCCCGGATCAGCTGCGCATTCGAGAGCTGTTGGGACGCATCGGCAATCAGGAGGACGGAGTCGATGTCACCGAGGTGATCATCGCCACCGATCCCAATACCGAGGGCGAGGCGACGGCCACCTATCTGGTGCGGATGCTGCGTGACTTCCCGGGATTGTCGGTCACCCGGCTGGCCTCCGGCCTGCCGATGGGCGGCGATCTGGAATTCGCCGATGAGCTGACCCTGGGCCGGGCGCTGTCCGGCCGCCGCACGCTCTAG
- a CDS encoding MerR family transcriptional regulator, with amino-acid sequence MTATVSIGEFSRLTCLSVKTLRYYHEIEVLEPVSIDPGSGYRRYSTDQVERAHLIRRLRDLDMPIPQVRAVLAAPDRAARDAALRDHLERMEAELLRTRDVVASLRSLLSPSAPIEVTYRMTPQFTALAMATVVARDDIGEWCATAFGQLYGLLGAAGVDPAGPGEATYSSDFFENDRGEVVVYVPLADTAVTVEHPGTELRRFAARRFAIAVHTGPFTDFDRTYGALGSHVAEHDVALAEPIREIYVVGPQDSGDPDTFRTEVCWPIAPR; translated from the coding sequence ATGACGGCGACGGTGTCCATCGGTGAGTTTTCCCGGCTCACGTGTCTCAGCGTGAAGACGCTGCGGTACTACCACGAGATCGAGGTGCTGGAACCGGTCTCGATCGATCCGGGGTCCGGCTATCGACGCTATTCGACCGATCAGGTGGAGCGGGCGCATCTGATCCGGCGGTTACGGGATCTGGATATGCCGATTCCGCAGGTCCGCGCGGTACTGGCGGCACCGGATCGCGCGGCGCGGGATGCGGCGCTGCGCGATCATCTGGAGCGGATGGAGGCGGAACTGCTGCGCACTCGCGATGTGGTGGCCTCGCTGCGGTCCTTGTTGTCGCCGAGCGCGCCGATCGAGGTGACCTATCGGATGACGCCGCAGTTCACCGCCCTGGCGATGGCGACGGTGGTGGCGCGCGACGATATCGGCGAGTGGTGCGCGACGGCGTTCGGGCAGCTCTACGGGCTGTTGGGGGCCGCGGGAGTCGATCCGGCGGGGCCGGGCGAGGCCACCTACTCCTCGGACTTCTTCGAAAACGACCGCGGCGAGGTGGTGGTCTACGTTCCGCTCGCCGATACCGCGGTGACCGTCGAGCACCCCGGCACGGAGCTCCGGCGGTTCGCCGCCCGCCGTTTCGCGATCGCGGTGCACACCGGGCCGTTCACCGATTTCGATCGCACCTACGGCGCCCTCGGCTCACATGTCGCCGAACACGATGTCGCGCTGGCGGAACCGATTCGCGAGATCTACGTGGTCGGACCCCAGGATTCCGGCGATCCGGACACCTTCCGCACCGAGGTGTGCTGGCCGATCGCCCCGCGCTGA
- a CDS encoding FAD-binding oxidoreductase has translation MSLLGKAGRAPAARESGFAAHREGVERLLASYRAIPSDANVRLAKKTSNLFRARAKNPAPGLDVSGLTRVIAVDPESKTAEVAGMTTYEDLVAATLPYGLAPLVVPQLKTITLGGAVTGLGIESTSFRNGLPHESVLEIDVLTGAGEIITVTPDGEHADLFRGFPNSYGTLGYSTRLKIELESVQPYVALRHVRFHDLRELESVMARIVTERSYAGERVDYLDGAVFTADESYLVLGRQTDEPGPVSDYTGMDIYYQSIRHDGAEPARDRLTIHDYLWRWDTDWFWCSRAFGTQNPKIRRFWPKPYRRSSFYWKLIALDHKYDIADKLEARKGNPPRERVVQDIEVPIERTADFLHWFLREIPIEPLWLCPLRLRDSAETPGSGVPDDPSRPWPLYPLEPERTYVNVGFWSAVPKQPGQIEGAANRAIEDEVARLDGHKSLYSDSYYSEEDFARLYGGDDYPNLKKRYDPDHRLLDLYSKAVQRK, from the coding sequence GTGAGTCTGTTGGGGAAGGCCGGCCGCGCGCCGGCCGCACGCGAATCAGGTTTTGCCGCGCACCGAGAAGGTGTCGAGCGTCTGCTCGCCAGCTATCGTGCGATTCCTTCCGATGCCAACGTGCGGTTGGCCAAGAAGACGTCGAACTTATTTCGCGCCCGGGCGAAGAACCCCGCACCCGGATTGGATGTGTCGGGACTTACCCGGGTGATCGCGGTCGATCCGGAGAGCAAGACCGCGGAGGTGGCCGGTATGACCACCTACGAGGATTTGGTCGCGGCCACGCTGCCCTACGGTCTGGCGCCCCTGGTGGTTCCGCAGCTGAAGACGATCACGCTGGGGGGCGCGGTCACCGGTCTGGGTATCGAGTCGACGTCGTTCCGCAACGGTCTGCCGCACGAGTCCGTACTCGAGATCGACGTGCTGACCGGAGCCGGTGAGATCATCACCGTGACCCCGGACGGAGAACACGCCGATCTGTTCCGAGGGTTCCCGAATTCCTATGGCACGCTCGGTTATTCGACCCGGCTGAAGATCGAGCTGGAATCGGTGCAGCCGTATGTGGCGTTGCGCCACGTGCGCTTCCACGATCTGCGGGAGCTGGAGTCGGTGATGGCGCGGATCGTCACCGAGCGCAGCTACGCGGGCGAACGGGTCGACTATCTCGACGGCGCCGTATTCACCGCCGACGAAAGCTATCTCGTCCTCGGACGCCAGACCGACGAGCCGGGCCCGGTCAGCGATTACACCGGGATGGACATCTACTACCAGTCGATCCGGCACGACGGCGCCGAACCCGCACGCGACCGGCTGACCATCCACGACTACCTGTGGCGCTGGGATACCGACTGGTTCTGGTGCTCTCGGGCATTCGGCACCCAGAACCCGAAGATCCGCCGGTTCTGGCCCAAGCCGTACCGGCGCTCCAGCTTCTACTGGAAACTCATCGCGCTGGACCACAAATACGACATCGCGGACAAACTCGAGGCTCGCAAGGGTAATCCGCCCCGCGAGCGCGTGGTGCAGGACATCGAGGTACCGATCGAGCGGACCGCCGATTTCCTGCACTGGTTCCTGCGCGAAATTCCGATCGAACCGCTCTGGTTGTGCCCACTTCGGTTGCGCGACAGCGCGGAAACGCCCGGCAGTGGCGTTCCGGACGACCCCTCGCGCCCGTGGCCGCTCTATCCGCTGGAACCCGAGCGGACGTACGTGAATGTCGGATTCTGGTCGGCGGTGCCGAAACAACCCGGCCAGATCGAAGGCGCGGCCAATAGGGCCATCGAGGACGAGGTCGCCCGCCTCGACGGCCACAAGTCGCTCTACTCGGATTCCTATTACTCGGAAGAGGACTTCGCGCGCCTCTACGGCGGCGACGACTATCCGAACCTGAAGAAACGATACGACCCCGATCATCGTTTGCTGGATTTGTATTCGAAGGCGGTGCAACGCAAGTGA
- the leuA gene encoding 2-isopropylmalate synthase translates to MSPADAFVSGTRTITAPSKPAPADQPAWNKQKNSSMPTFRYRPFAEEVEPVTLPDRTWPNKVVDRTPGWCAVDLRDGNQALIDPMSPARKRRMFDLLVRMGYKEIEVGFPSASQTDFDFVREIIEDGAIPDDVSIQVLTQCRPELIERTFEACQGAANVIVHFYNSTSILQRRVVFRADRAAVKKIATDAATLCLEIEQRYPDTNWRYEYSPESYTGTELEYAREVCDAVSEIIAPTPDKPLIINLPATVEMATPNVYADSIEWMSRNLARRDSIVLSLHPHNDRGTAVAAAELGYQAGADRIEGCLFGNGERTGNVCLVTLGMNLFSRGVDPQIDFSDIDEIRRTVEYCNQLPVHERHPYGGDLVYTAFSGSHQDAINKGLDAMKAAADASDADVDDIVWEVPYLPIDPKDVGRTYEAVIRVNSQSGKGGVAYIMKTDHGLVLPRRLQIEFSQAVQKITDGEGGEVTPKEMWDVFADEYLNPILPLERIRQKVTAAETDSGTDTVTAVVKVDGVEQEIIGSGNGPLASFVDALATIGYDVRVLDYSEHAMSSGDDAQAAAYVECAIGDKVTWGVGVATSITTASLRAVVSAVNRALRTR, encoded by the coding sequence ATGTCACCCGCTGACGCCTTCGTATCCGGCACGCGCACCATCACCGCGCCGTCCAAACCCGCGCCCGCCGACCAGCCCGCGTGGAACAAGCAGAAGAACTCCTCGATGCCGACCTTCCGGTACCGGCCCTTCGCCGAGGAGGTCGAACCCGTCACGCTGCCCGATCGGACCTGGCCGAACAAGGTCGTCGACCGGACGCCGGGCTGGTGTGCCGTCGACCTGCGCGACGGCAACCAGGCCCTGATCGACCCGATGAGCCCGGCCCGCAAGCGCCGCATGTTCGATCTGCTGGTGCGGATGGGATACAAGGAGATCGAGGTCGGATTCCCGTCGGCGAGCCAGACCGACTTCGACTTCGTCCGCGAGATCATCGAGGACGGCGCGATCCCCGACGACGTCAGCATCCAGGTGCTCACCCAGTGCCGTCCGGAGCTGATCGAGCGCACCTTCGAGGCCTGCCAGGGCGCGGCCAACGTGATCGTCCATTTCTACAACTCGACCTCGATCCTGCAGCGTCGCGTGGTCTTCCGCGCCGATCGCGCGGCGGTCAAGAAGATCGCCACCGACGCCGCGACCCTGTGCCTGGAGATCGAGCAGCGCTACCCGGACACCAACTGGCGCTACGAGTACAGTCCCGAGTCCTACACCGGCACCGAACTGGAATACGCCCGCGAGGTGTGTGACGCGGTATCGGAGATCATCGCGCCGACCCCGGACAAGCCGCTGATCATCAACCTGCCCGCGACGGTCGAGATGGCGACGCCGAATGTGTACGCCGATTCCATCGAGTGGATGAGCCGCAACCTGGCCCGCCGCGATTCGATCGTGCTGTCGCTGCACCCGCACAACGACCGCGGCACCGCGGTGGCCGCCGCTGAGCTGGGCTATCAGGCCGGCGCCGACCGGATCGAGGGCTGCCTGTTCGGCAACGGCGAGCGCACCGGCAACGTCTGCCTGGTCACCCTGGGGATGAATCTGTTCTCCCGCGGTGTGGATCCGCAGATCGACTTCTCCGATATCGACGAGATCCGCCGCACGGTGGAGTACTGCAACCAGCTGCCGGTGCACGAGCGCCACCCCTACGGCGGCGACCTGGTCTACACCGCGTTCTCCGGCAGTCACCAGGACGCGATCAACAAGGGCCTGGACGCTATGAAGGCCGCCGCGGACGCGTCCGACGCCGATGTCGACGACATCGTGTGGGAGGTCCCGTACCTGCCGATCGATCCCAAGGATGTGGGCCGTACCTATGAGGCCGTCATCCGGGTGAACTCGCAGTCGGGCAAGGGCGGTGTCGCCTACATCATGAAGACCGACCACGGCTTGGTGCTGCCGCGCCGGCTGCAGATCGAGTTCTCGCAGGCGGTCCAGAAGATCACCGACGGCGAGGGTGGTGAGGTCACTCCGAAGGAGATGTGGGACGTCTTCGCCGACGAGTACCTGAACCCGATCCTGCCGCTGGAGCGCATCCGGCAGAAGGTGACCGCCGCCGAAACCGACAGCGGGACCGACACCGTCACCGCGGTGGTGAAGGTCGACGGCGTCGAACAGGAGATCATCGGATCCGGTAACGGGCCGCTGGCCTCGTTCGTGGACGCGCTGGCCACCATCGGCTACGACGTGCGGGTGCTCGACTACTCCGAGCACGCGATGTCCTCCGGTGACGACGCGCAGGCCGCCGCGTACGTCGAGTGCGCGATCGGCGACAAGGTCACCTGGGGAGTGGGTGTCGCGACGTCGATCACCACCGCGTCACTGCGCGCGGTCGTCTCCGCGGTGAACCGCGCACTGCGTACCCGGTGA
- a CDS encoding class I SAM-dependent methyltransferase produces the protein MTTFKDSQLPPLSELGTKLSIAEIFETLVDGGVPIRFSAYDGSSTGPDDSKFSLEITTPRGINYIATAPGDLGMARAYISGDMAAEGVHPGDPYEILKAMSDLKFRRPSALALVTIARSLGWDALKPIAPPPQETLPRWRRIALEGLRHSKNRDAEVIHHHYDVSNRFYELVLGPSMTYTCACYADENQTLEQAQENKYRLVFEKLNLKAGDRLLDIGCGWGGMVRYAARRGVEVIGATLSKEQAEWAQAKIVEEGLQELAEVRHSDYRDVPESGFDALSSIGLTEHIGVQNYPGYFTFIQSKLRDGGLFLNHTITRPDNSRTTKAGDFIDRYVFPDGELIGSGRIISDIQNVGLEVLHEENLRPHYALTLHEWCKNLVANWDECVEEVGEGTAKVWGLYMAGSQLGFERNVVQLHQVLGMKLGPKKSWDVPLRPWWNA, from the coding sequence GTGACGACATTCAAGGATTCCCAGCTACCCCCGCTCTCGGAGCTGGGAACCAAGCTCAGCATCGCCGAGATCTTCGAGACGCTCGTCGACGGCGGGGTCCCGATCCGGTTCTCCGCCTACGATGGCAGCAGCACCGGACCCGATGATTCGAAATTCAGCCTCGAGATCACGACGCCGCGCGGGATCAACTACATCGCCACCGCACCCGGCGATCTCGGTATGGCGCGCGCCTACATCTCGGGCGATATGGCCGCCGAGGGTGTCCACCCCGGCGATCCGTACGAAATCCTGAAAGCGATGAGCGACTTGAAGTTCCGGCGCCCGTCGGCGCTGGCGCTGGTCACCATCGCGCGGTCGCTGGGCTGGGATGCGCTCAAGCCCATCGCCCCGCCGCCGCAGGAGACACTGCCGCGCTGGCGGCGTATCGCGCTCGAGGGTCTGCGGCATTCGAAGAACCGCGACGCCGAGGTGATCCACCACCACTACGACGTATCCAACCGGTTCTACGAATTGGTCCTCGGCCCGTCGATGACCTACACCTGCGCCTGCTACGCGGACGAGAACCAGACCCTCGAACAGGCCCAGGAGAACAAGTACCGCCTGGTGTTCGAGAAGTTGAACCTGAAGGCCGGCGATCGGCTGCTCGACATCGGCTGCGGCTGGGGCGGCATGGTTCGCTACGCCGCCCGGCGCGGAGTCGAGGTCATCGGCGCCACCCTGTCCAAGGAGCAGGCCGAGTGGGCGCAGGCCAAGATCGTCGAGGAGGGCCTGCAGGAGCTGGCCGAGGTGCGCCACAGCGACTACCGCGACGTGCCCGAGTCGGGATTCGACGCGCTGTCGTCCATCGGTCTCACCGAGCACATCGGCGTGCAGAACTATCCGGGCTACTTCACCTTCATCCAGAGCAAGCTGCGCGACGGCGGGCTGTTCCTGAACCACACCATCACCCGGCCCGACAACTCCCGGACCACCAAGGCGGGCGATTTCATCGATCGCTATGTGTTCCCGGACGGCGAGTTGATCGGTTCCGGCCGCATCATCAGCGATATCCAGAACGTCGGCCTCGAGGTCCTGCACGAGGAGAACCTGCGCCCGCACTACGCGCTGACGCTGCACGAATGGTGTAAGAACCTGGTCGCGAACTGGGACGAGTGCGTCGAGGAGGTCGGTGAGGGCACCGCCAAGGTGTGGGGCCTGTACATGGCCGGCTCCCAGCTCGGCTTCGAGCGCAACGTGGTGCAGCTGCATCAGGTGCTCGGTATGAAGCTCGGGCCGAAGAAGAGCTGGGACGTACCGCTGCGGCCCTGGTGGAACGCCTGA
- a CDS encoding YbaB/EbfC family nucleoid-associated protein, translated as MEPGGQFDMQALLAQAQQMQQAVMEAQAEIAATEVAGEAGGGLVKVTIKATGEVQSLQIDPKVVDPDDVDTLQDLVVGAINNAMANAQQLAAEKLGPLAGGMGGGGAMPGLPF; from the coding sequence GTGGAGCCTGGTGGACAGTTCGACATGCAGGCACTGCTCGCGCAGGCACAGCAGATGCAGCAGGCGGTGATGGAAGCGCAGGCCGAAATCGCCGCGACCGAGGTGGCAGGCGAGGCCGGTGGCGGTCTGGTGAAGGTGACGATCAAGGCCACCGGCGAGGTGCAGTCGCTGCAGATCGACCCGAAGGTCGTCGACCCCGACGATGTGGACACCCTGCAGGATCTCGTGGTCGGCGCGATCAACAACGCGATGGCCAATGCGCAGCAGCTGGCCGCCGAAAAGTTGGGTCCGCTGGCCGGCGGTATGGGCGGCGGCGGGGCCATGCCCGGCCTGCCGTTCTGA